One region of Eupeodes corollae chromosome 1, idEupCoro1.1, whole genome shotgun sequence genomic DNA includes:
- the LOC129953053 gene encoding papilin isoform X4: protein MDLLKYLRAAGLFSCILFVLIQSSSSRYHGKRHKRQYGAHMYLPESYIVPNGEGEAHEWSDWSSPSECSRSCGGGVSFQTRECLSYRSKGMQNCIGGSRKYFSCNTQDCPDEDPDFRAQQCSRFDNVPFDGVRYQWVPYTNAPNPCELNCMPRGERFYYRHKAKVIDGTRCNDKSLDVCVDGECKPVGCDMMLGSNAREDKCRKCAGDGSSCKTISGSFDTNDLAAGYNDILLIPTGATNIVLKEKEPSNNYLACRNLTGHFYLNGNWRIDFPRPMLFAGSWWHYQRKPTGFAAPDQLTCSGPTTETIYIVMLIQDRNVGVKYEYSIPETVSKNFPDTYSWTHMEFGPCSVSCGGGTQSRNVTCNNRLTLEEVDESLCDANTKPNNVQACGTEECAPSWVEKPWGKCSKSCGKDGTQNRTVSCERISPNGSASILNDSVCLNALGSKPAETRDCNRDIENCPKFHIGPWTPCNKLCGEGKRTRKVTCFKEEDGKKKILPSEECSEEKPNTEEVCMLAPCEGVDWIVSQWSGCEKCGQTKETRTALCGSKTGKVYDDKFCLLEKPSLIRPCSSVKCKIQWFTSQWSECSAKCGTGIQSRIVICAEFDGLKLTRALDESECNSLDKPSTEQKCEGDQKDCPGEWFTGPWGECSKICGGGQRYREVLCLANGSKASNCEESKIEFGSENCNTEPCTDDELIPIDTNKSIEDEFESGEDCDEDEDEYDKSELPPTKIKENLEVLEGSDIDITDGSGEGSGETDTDITSENISTVFESTSDSKVDSTTDDPNYTTTVTTLDTTFDSSSTKPTDLFGSTETLQTTEAATEINTDLNTYNPKYTTLEGDLETTFNSGSTTPDNVFTSVATNSDTTESANSDKTTETSNYSTTEDGTPTTPIKSTDTTFESSSQSSEYPVTSSVTNTDASQTTEEVTTSESSTISENSESTTESTTEINTSSTFEETESTTPSTDITSEISSQTSDLTTESSQTTEDTTTSSYANTESTTEINTDSTSDESTTPSSITDTTFDSSSQTTDISMTGSDSSTDTSKTTEESTSSDFTTSESSTISATSDSIQKSTTEMDVDSTSEIEDNASTISSTDFTQTSNDITGSTNVDDLSTSSITEQTTIQDTDESTTIISTQLFESIATDLTTVDIWESEENYSKTTPNSINAVIEMELKPKSKKCKPRKPKKLTCTLSKFGCCPDKKTHAKGPFGLGCPVIKTCSDSKFGCCLDGLSPSQGTKYEGCPTSLCAETLFGCCLDKFTPSEGEDYEGCPSPTTIPPTTNPITTTKENEETSLTTDLTQSSFELSTEPNSNDFTTQQSVTELTDATEGTEEPTVYDENDCTKSSFGCCKDRKTSARGPNEEGCPLCSQEPYGCCPDGLTPAHGELGEGCCLNTQYGCCPDNIQAATGPSFQGCSCANTAFGCCPDNITASRGYNNEGCGCESTKFGCCPDKITVALGPKFSGCPCHTMQFGCCPDGITISQGPHHYGCYCSQTQFKCCSDEKTPAKGLNYEGCTCAESKFGCCPDGITEAQGHKFEGCKNVIESPQKSCGLPKDQGRKCSNFAIKYFFDTSYGACTRFWYGGCDGNGNRFETESECKNTCQEYSGKDKCLLPKNSGPCPGSQKKWYFDSDRNRCEEFNYGGCYGTSNRFDTIEECRAQCSVEESLPPCEQPMDKGPCDGNFERWFHDNETNTCRPFTYGGCKGNKNNYKTEHACNYHCRQPGVHKDYSTKPSVTKCESAVEQCRMLQCPFGVRSERGADGCERCDCFNPCADHTCSSEEKCTVDISSDPSSKTKFLPICREVNKNGICPKLSNSSDCRRECYDDADCRDDNKCCSEGCNHVCVRPYQPSLHPTTVTPIASRTEMIQPGESAASLEPKTSKEVEVTSSVGSTALLRCFATGNPPPVVTWKRGAILIDTNNGRFILSSSGDLSIVQVHQSDSGSYICVASNGLGAPVSREVNLQVPVAATALLRRDSSNNYTVGSDIVLTCIVEGYPTPNVAWFKDSKQLFSSNRVQITENPHRLLIFKVTAEDSGYYKCTARNTFSFNTSEEKVLVESGEQVSADCTDNILFANCALIVKGRYCSNSYYRKFCCRSCTLAGQLPGGHPNSL from the exons ATGGATTTGCTAAAATATTTAAG GGCAGCCGGACTATTTTCTTGTATTCTGTTTGTGCTGATACAATCTTCATCCAGTAGATAC caTGGAAAAAGGCACAAACGACAATATGGCGCACATATGTACCTACCAGAGAGCTATATAGTTCCTAACGGAGAAGGTGAGGCTCATGAATGGAGTGATTGGAGCTCTCCATCTGAATGTTCGAGATCATGTGGAGGCGGCGTTTCTTTTCAAACGAGGGAGTGTTTGTCATATCG atccaaGGGGATGCAGAATTGTATAGGTGGATCACGAAAGTACTTTTCTTGCAACACACAg gaCTGTCCGGATGAAGATCCCGACTTTCGCGCTCAGCAATGCTCTAGATTTGATAATGTTCCTTTTGATGGGGTACGCTATCAATGGGTACCTTATACCAATGCTCCGAATCCATGTGAGCTAAATTGTATGCCAAGAGGAGAACGATTCTATTATAGACACAAAGCAAAAGTAATTGATGGAACAAGGTGCAATGACAAATCTTTAGACGTATGCGTTGATGGCGAATGCAAACCTGTAGGATGTGACATGATGCTTGGCTCAAATGCCCGAGAAGATAAGTGCAGAAAATGCGCTGGAGACGGAAGCTCCTGCAAAACTATTTCTGGATCATTTGACACGAACGACCTGGCCGCAG GCTACAACGATATCCTTTTAATTCCAACTGGAGCTACGAACATTGTGTTAAAAGAGAAAGAACCTTCAAATAACTACCTAGCTTGCAGAAACCTAACTGGACATTTCTATCTTAATGGAAATTGGCGAATAGATTTCCCTCGACCAATGCTGTTTGCCGGATCATGGTGGCATTATCAACGAAAGCCAACCGGATTTGCTGCACCAGACCAACTTACCTGTAGCGGTCCAACTACTGAAACAATATATATCGTTATGCTTATACAAGATCGCAACGTAGGTGTTAAGTATGAATATAGTATTCCGGAAACTGTTTCGAAGAATTTTCCGGATACGTATTCATGGACGCACATGGAATTTGGTCCATGCAGTGTGTCCTGTGGTGGTGGCACTCAAAGCAGAAATGTAACTTGTAACAATCGACTTACATTGGAAGAAGTCGATGAAAGTCTTTGTGATGCCAATACAAAACCCAATAATGTACAAGCATGTGGCACTGAAGagtgcgctccaagttgggtggaAAAACCTTGGGGCAAGTGTTCAAAATCATGTGGAAAAGATGGCACTCAAAACCGAACTGTGTCTTGTGAACGAATTTCGCCAAACGG gtCTGCAAGTATTTTGAATGACAGCGTTTGTTTGAACGCTTTGGGAAGTAAGCCTGCAGAAACTAGAGATTGCAATAGAGATATAGAAAACTGTCCAAAGTTTCATATAGGACCTTGGACTCCG TGCAACAAACTTTGCGGCGAAGGTAAAAGAACAAGAAAAGTGACATGTTTTAAAGAAGAAGACGGTAAGAAAAAAATTTTGCCGAGTGAAGAATGTTCGGAAGAAAAACCTAATACTGAAGAAGTTTGTATGCTGGCGCCATGCGAGGGAGTTGATTGGATAGTTTCACAATGGAGTGGG TGTGAAAAGTGTGGACAGACAAAAGAAACAAGGACAGCATTATGCGGTTCAAAGACTGGAAAAGTGTAtgatgacaaattttgtttgttggaaAAACCTTCTTTAATCAGGCCCTGTAGCtctgtaaaatgtaaaatacaaTGGTTTACTTCTCAATGGAGTGAATGTTCTGCCAAATGTGGTACAGGAATTCAGTCTCGCATCGTAATATGTGCAGAATTCGATGGTTTAAAACTTACACGAGCTCTTGATGAGTCTGAGTGCAATTCTTTAGATAAACCAAGTACTGAGCAAAAATGTGAAGGAGATCAAAAAGACTGTCCTGGTGAATGGTTCACAGGGCCATGGGGAGAATGTAGTAAGATCTGCGGTGGTGGACAAAGATATCGCGAAGTGCTTTGCTTAGCAAATGGATCAAAAGCTTCGAATTGTGAagaatcaaaaattgaatttggttCTGAAAATTGCAATACCGAACCATGTACTGATGATGAACTTATTCCAATAGATACAAATAAGTCCATTGAAGATGAATTTGAAAGTGGTGAAGATTGTgacgaagatgaagatgaatATGACAAATCTGAACTTccaccaacaaaaattaaagaaaacttagAAGTTCTTGAAGGTTCGGACATTGATATTACTGATGGATCTGGAGAGGGAAGTGGTGAAACAGATACAGATATAACttctgaaaatatttcaacagtTTTCGAATCAACATCCGACAGTAAAGTCGATTCAACAACAGATGACCCTAATTATACAACCACGGTCACTACCTTAGATACAACATTTGATAGCAGCTCAACAAAACCAACAGATCTTTTTGGCAGTACGGAGACATTACAAACAACAGAGGCAGCAACAGAAATTAATACTGATCTTAACACATATAATCCAAAATACACAACGCTAGAGGGTGACCTAGAAACAACATTTAATAGCGGTTCAACGACTCCAGATAACGTTTTCACAAGCGTTGCGACCAATTCGGATACAACGGAATCCGCAAATTCTGACAAAACTACCGAAACAAGCAATTATTCAACTACTGAAGATGGAACACCTACAACGCCAATTAAGAGCACAGATACAACATTTGAAAGTAGCTCACAAAGTTCAGAATATCCTGTGACGAGCAGTGTTACTAACACGGATGCATCACAAACAACTGAAGAAGTTACAACTTCAGAGAGCTCTACGATTTCAGAAAACTCGGAATCAACTACAGAATCAACAACTGAAATAAACACCAGTTCAACTTTCGAAGAGACAGAGTCTACAACGCCAAGTACAGATATAACTTCTGAGATCAGCTCACAGACTTCTGATCTTACTACAGAGTCTTCACAAACAACTGAAGATACAACAACATCGTCATATGCAAACACCGAATCAACAACAGAAATAAATACTGATTCAACATCAGATGAAAGTACAACCCCATCCAGTATCACGGACACAACATTTGATAGCAGTTCGCAAACAACTGATATTTCAATGACTGGTAGTGACAGCAGTACAGATACATCAAAAACAACTGAAGAATCAACCAGCTCAGATTTTACAACATCAGAAAGTTCAACAATTTCCGCAACCTctgattcaattcaaaaatcaacaacaGAAATGGACGTTGATTCAACGTCGGAAATAGAAGACAACGCTTCAACAATTAGTAGCACAGATTTTACACAAACCTCAAATGACATTACAGGTTCCACTAATGTTGATGATTTATCTACTTCTTCCATAACTGAACAAACAACAATACAGGATACTGACGAAAGCACGACTATAATTTCAACTCAGCTATTTGAGAGCATTGCAACTGATTTAACCACAGTTGATATTTGGGAGTCTGAGGaaaattattcgaaaacaaCTCCTAATAGTATAAATGCTGTTATTGAAATGGAACTGAAGCCGAAATCTAAAAAATGCAAGCCCAGAAAACCAAAGAAACTTACTTGTACACTATCCAAATTTGGATGTTGTCCTGATAAGAAAACACATGCTAAAGGTCCTTTCGGCTTAGGTTGTCCTGTAATAAAAACTTGCTCAGATTCTAAATTCGGTTGCTGTTTAGATGGTCTTTCACCATCTCAGGGTACAAAATATGAAGGCTGTCCAACGTCATTGTGTGCAGAAACATTATTTGGTTGCTGCTTAGATAAATTCACACCTTCTGAAGGGGAAGATTATGAGGGATGTCCGTCACCtacaacaattccacctacaaCTAATCCAATTACAACTACCAAGGAAAACGAAGAAACTTCTCTAACGACGGATCTAACTCAGAGTTCATTTGAATTGTCTACAGAACCTAATTCTAACGATTTCACAACCCAACAAAGTGTTACAGAGCTAACAGATGCAACCGAAGGTACAGAAGAACCAACTGTTTATGATGAAAATGATTGTACTAAATCATCGTTCGGATGCTGTAAGGACAGAAAAACATCAGCTCGGGGTCCAAATGAGGAAGGATGTCCATTATGTTCTCAAGAACCGTATGGATGCTGTCCAGATGGTCTTACTCCCGCTCATGGTGAATTAGGGGAAGGGTGTTGTCTTAACACTCAATATGGTTGTTGTCCTGACAATATTCAAGCTGCTACGGGTCCTAGTTTCCAAGGGTGTAGTTGTGCAAATACAGCATTTGGTTGCTGTCCCGACAATATTACCGCTTCTCGCGGTTACAATAATGAGGGATGTGGTTGTGAATCCACTAAATTTGGCTGTTGTCCTGATAAAATTACTGTAGCTCTTGGGCCAAAGTTTTCTGGTTGCCCGTGCCATACAATGCAATTCGGATGCTGTCCTGATGGAATAACTATATCACAAGGTCCACATCATTACGGTTGCTATTGTTCACAAACTCAGTTTAAATGCTGTTCTGATGAAAAAACACCAGCCAAGGGACTAAATTATGAAGGCTGCACTTGTGCTGAAAGTAAGTTTGGATGTTGTCCAGATGGAATAACTGAAGCGCAAGGTCATAAATTTGAAGGCTGCAAAAACGTAATAGAGTCCCCTCAAAAATCATGTGGACTCCCAAAAGACCAAGGCAGAAAATGTAGTAATTTCGccattaaatacttttttgacaCGTCATATGGTGCATGCACTCGATTTTGGTATGGTGGATGTGATGGAAATGGAAACAGGTTCGAGACAGAAAGTGAATGCAAAAATACATGTCAGGAGTACAGTGGTAAGGATAAGTGTTTGCTACCCAAAAACTCCGGACCTTGCCCAGGTTCCCAGAAAAAATGGTATTTCGATTCTGATCGAAACCGATGCGAAGAGTTTAATTATGGTGGATGCTATGGTACCAGCAATCGTTTTGATACTATTGAAGAGTGTAGGgcacaatgttctgttgaagaAAGTTTAC cgCCATGCGAACAACCAATGGACAAAGGACCCTGTGATGGTAATTTTGAAAGGTGGTTCCATGATAATGAAACAAATACATGTCGTCCATTTACTTATGGCGGTTGTAAGGGCAATAAAAACAACTATAAGACTGAACATGCTTGCAACTACCACTGCCGTCAACCTGGAGTACATAAAG aTTACAGCACAAAGCCATCAGTAACCAAATGTGAATCTGCTGTTGAACAATGCCGTATGTTGCAATGTCCGTTTGGAGTGAGATCTGAACGAGGTGCTGATGGATGCGAACGATGTGACTGTTTTAATCCTTGTGCTGATCATACATGCTCTAGTGAAGAAAAATGCACGGTTGATATATCAAGTGATCCTTCTTCGAAAACGAAGTTTTTGCCCATATGTAGAGaggttaataaaaatggaatctGTCCCAAACTGTCTAATAGTTCAGATTGTCGCCGTGAATGCTATGACGATGCTGATTGCAGAGATGATAACAAGTGCTGTTCTGAAGGATGCAACCACGTTTGCGTTCGTCCTTATCAGCCTTCATTACATCCCACTACAGTGACTCCTATCGCTTCGAGAACTGAAATGATACAGCCAGGAGAATCGGCTGCTTCATTAGAACCAAAAACTTCCAAGGAAGTTGAAGTAACTAGCTCTGTTGGAAGTACAGCACTTCTCAGGTGTTTTGCTACTGGAAATCCACCGCCAGTGGTAACGTGGAAACGTGGAGCTATTTTG atcGACACAAACAATGGGCGCTTTATATTGAGTTCATCAGGTGACCTATCTATTGTTCAAGTACACCAGTCTGACAGTGGCTCATACATTTGTGTTGCGTCGAATGGACTTGGAGCACCAGTGTCACGTGAAGTAAACCTTCAAGTACCAG TTGCTGCAACCGCTTTACTTAGGCGAGACTCGAGCAACAATTATACTGTTGGATCAGATATTGTTCTTACGTGTATTGTTGAAGGGTACCCCACTCCAAATGTGGCTTGGTTTAAGGACAGTAAACAGCTGTTCTCCTCTAACAGAGTTCAAATAACTG AAAATCCGCATCGACTGTTAATATTCAAAGTAACAGCGGAGGATTCTGGCTACTACAAGTGCACAGCAAGAAACACATTTAGTTTTAACACCAGTGAAGAAAAGGTGTTAGTAGAAT cTGGAGAACAAGTTAGTGCTGACTGTAcggataatattttgtttgccaaTTGTGCTCTTATAGTCAAAGGAAGGTACTGTTCGAATAGTTACTACCGAAAATTCTGCTGCAGGTCTTGCACACTTGCTGGACAGCTGCCTGGTGGACACCCAAATtctttataa